The DNA region CAGGCCGCGGGCGTCCAGCAGCCAGTAGTCGCGCGGGCGCTCGTGCAGCCACCAGCGGCCCGCCCAGCGCCACGAATCCAGCACCGCCCGCACCGCGTACGCCCGCCCGTGCCAGCGCAGCCGCTGCGGCTGCCCCCCGCGGACCTGCACCTCGATCTGCTCCCCGACCGCGCGCATCTCAGGCCCTCACGGCCACCGGCGCGCGGCGGACGGAGGCCACAGGAGCCGGCGCAGGCGCGTCCCGCGTCAGGGCACTCACCCAGCGGTACGCCGTGCCGGCCGCCACGCTGAAGGGGTCCAGCCACTGCACCTGCCGCATCACGCCCGGGAAGCGCCGCTCGGCCAGCTCCGCCGCGTCCCGGGCAGCCGCGCGGCTCCACAGGTCGTTCTGCCCGCCCAGGCGGTCCAGGCCGCTCAGCACGACCTCCAGCGCCTCCACCCCCAGGTGCGCGGCGTTTGCATCATCCAGGGCGCGCAGCACCGCGCGGTGCAGCACTCCGGGCGCGCGCAGGTCCTCCTTCACGGTCCGGGTGGCGCTCAGCGTCAGGCCCGCCACGCCGGCCCGGACCGTCAGCCGCTGCGGCGACCGGCCCGCCAGCGCCTCCAGCAGCGCCGGGCATAGCGCCTGCGCCGCGGCACTCAGGTCCCGCGGCTCGAACAGCGGGTCGTCGAACTGCCGCGCCACCCGCACCTCGGCCGGCAGCCGCGCCCGCCCCACGCCGCCGCTGTTCGCGCCGTGCAGGTACGGTTTCAGCACCGTCCACTCGGCCCCCAGGTACGCCGCCTGCTGCGCCTTGCTCCACCTCAGCAGCTCTCCGACCGTGCCCACCCCCAGCCACGTCAGGCGCGCGTGCAGCTCGGCGCTCAGGCCCACGCCGCGCAGCGCTTCCAGCGGCAGTGCCCGGCGGAACGCGGCCGGGTCCGCCACCGCCCGCACGCCCCCGGTCCCGGCATCCAGCGCGGCCAGCAGCGCCAGCTCCCGGGTGTCCGCCAGGCCCACGCGGGCGTGCAGCGCCGAGGCGAGTTCCGCCGCCCCGGCCGGCGTGAGGGTCAGCAGCGCGCGCCCCACCCCGCCCACCTCCAGGCGCGGGCTGTACGCCGGGAGGCCCGCGCACACCTCCGCCCAGGCGGTCTCCAGCGCCGGGGCACTCAGGGGCACCGCGTGCAGTTCCGGCACGCGCGACAGCGCCCCCGACACCCGCATGCCCGGCTGCACGCCCCCCGCCAGCGCCGCCGCGCTCGCGCACCGCACCCGGCCGGCGT from Deinococcus ficus includes:
- a CDS encoding DUF6504 family protein gives rise to the protein MRAVGEQIEVQVRGGQPQRLRWHGRAYAVRAVLDSWRWAGRWWLHERPRDYWLLDARGLTAEVYRVQGPGGPSWVLARVAD